In the genome of Bombus affinis isolate iyBomAffi1 chromosome 7, iyBomAffi1.2, whole genome shotgun sequence, one region contains:
- the LOC126918611 gene encoding RIMS-binding protein 2 isoform X6 has product MLQCCGVGGGASTAPQAPQLQDTGSAVGITTSTKTTIMQDAVLESILEQMRETEARKADLERQHAEAQNQLHEKIAGRYQGPESVEALQSKIRELEKKTELQMVRHEELSLELTSLRRARSRGPMVGHSTVPTTWPPTGSEIDRIIAKIEQDNSASRMIHDLDHTRGSVTTQQPSVTQGILRSSSENLPNLCQHQHPPPHALNLGMPTQMSHYAGSPMPLTPMMPGCPPLTPNGPPYHYSEAIPPAPSLSTSQSQPVFQQKMQQYQQPQPTHTELQSSHSQSVLQAQQKQQTHTHYTSNQYQESYPHTQTYQQPLQQQQQQQPQHSASTTYLTSSSQSILPHYSQPTQTAQSFQLNGSQQATTYPSLSITSHPNGTYSTGASSFSTQLPHHNFSVPQTSIPQTTLSSLPPYSTSSFHSTLGALTSVPQTALSFSSVPSSFVTSGSTYSTVGTNAFGTSGVSSGTTSTGLLQAISDPLQAMQQLSAQSQVNQLQQQAIIQQIQQSLRASSPTAPATTGHHFLGSRQMPKIPSSILPNPLDRLTNDNIVTEGQVDMLDIPGKGRCYVYIARFTYEPFQHSPNENPEAELPVQGGDYLLVWGQPDEDGFLDAETLDGRRGLVPANFVQKLIGDDLLEFHQAVLGLRDVDDSASTNIPQVSNCYLQDIDLELAALEEGNRNRQAELSAYAELDNIAEEDEQEPPEVYLFSDLVPAPQHLTLERQLNKSVLIGWTAPENTHQLESYHVYVDGVLKVTVKATERTRALVEGVDSTRPHRISVRSVTHSRRTSRDAACTMVIGKDVALGPTAVKASNVTATSAVISWMPSNSNHQHVVCVNNVEVRTVKPGVYRHTITGLAPSTIYRVTVKAKNLRATHFEDQNTQAANNLACHVHFKTLPKGLPDPPVDIQVEAGPQDGTLLVTWQPVALNGSAVTGYAVYADGKKVTDVDSPTGDHALVDIHKLMGLNPKHITVRTKSRESQSGDSCATAIPCSVLRGGTATHLQHGSTHMQDQGQPQPSGTGQVDDPNRHRMGVVGQRYPSTPVPSHIRRHGNTRVDSHGQVIIETDENLSDKEIYPGQSMSQMGVPEITKDSASEANYSEEDDPSRRGRGMPLHHGSQHRYGSQMGQQGLPGTHRPGRMSGPAGRPQDPYYEHSTQGSQRGRTSSYRGRGMQAQGGASHPSSSAQQMNKRTRWFVALFDYDPKRMSPNPDACEEELPFSEGDTIKVYGEKDADGFYWGECHGRRGYVPYNMVEEIKDPNQPGQGQSGRRGRWGDIYASMPVKKMIALYDYDPHELSPNVDSQVELAFQTGNEIYVYGDLDDDGFYMGELNGVRGLVPSNFLTEAPDQPSQGQLPPGNRRPPGQSQGPGVRGPPPPPREPPPTGHRRGKGEGEGRRDQSW; this is encoded by the exons ATGTTGCAGTGCTGTGGTGTTGGAGGTGGCGCTTCCACGGCACCTCAGGCTCCGCAGCTGCAGGATACCGGATCTGCTGTCGGGATTACCACCTCCACGAAAACCACCATCATGCAGGACGCAGTTCTTGAATCCATCCTCGAG CAAATGCGTGAAACGGAAGCTCGAAAAGCGGATCTGGAGCGCCAACATGCAGAAGCACAGAATCAGCTACACGAAAAGATAGCAGGACGATATCAAGGCCCGGAATCGGTTGAAGCATTGCAATCAAAGATAAGGGAACTTGAAAAGAAGACGGAGTTACAGATGGTCAGGCACGAAGAATTGTCCTTGGAATTAACAAGCCTGAGACGTGCACGAAGCAGAGGACCTATGGTGGGTCACTCGACGGTCCCGACTACTTGGCCTCCGACTGGTTCTGAAATTGACAGAATAATAGCAAAGATAGAACAAGATAATAG TGCTAGTAGAATGATACACGATTTGGATCATACTCGAGGATCCGTTACTACGCAACAACCCTCAGTTACACAGGGTATTTTGCGATCTAGCTCGGAAAACCTTCCTAATCTCTGTCAACATCAACATCCACCTCCACATGCTTTGAACCTAGGAATGCCAACACAGATGAGTCAC TATGCAGGTTCACCTATGCCCTTAACGCCAATGATGCCAGGCTGTCCACCACTGACTCCGAATGGGCCGCCGTATCACTACAGCGAGGCAATTCCACCAGCACCGTCGCTCTCCACTAGTCAATCGCAACCTGTTTTTCAACAAAAGATGCAACAGTATCAACAACCGCAACCGACACATACAGAGTTACAGAGCTCTCATTCTCAAAGTGTTCTGCAGGCACAGCAGAAGCAACAAACGCACACCCATTATACGAGTAATCAGTATCAGGAGAGTTATCCACATACGCAAACCTATCAGCAGCCGCtccagcagcaacaacaacaacagccaCAACATTCGGCCTCTACAACGTACCTGACGTCATCGAGCCAAAGCATATTACCTCATTACTCCCAGCCCACACAGACCGCCCAAAGTTTTCAATTGAATGGAAGTCAGCAG GCAACGACGTATCCAAGTTTGTCCATTACGTCGCATCCAAACGGAACATATAGTACAGGGGCGAGTAGCTTTAGTACTCAACTACCGCATCACAACTTTTCCGTTCCACAGACAAGTATCCCACAAACTACGTTATCCTCGTTGCCACCCTATTCGACATCCTCCTTTCACTCTACTTTGGGTGCACTTACCAGTGTACCTCAAACCGCTCTTTCCTTTTCGAGCGTACCGAGCAGTTTCGTCACTAGCGGATCGACCTATTCCACCGTCGGGACCAATGCTTTTGGCACGTCAGGCGTAAGCTCAG GAACCACATCGACAGGATTATTACAAGCGATAAGCGATCCTCTTCAAGCAATGCAGCAACTTTCTGCTCAGTCTCAAGTCAATCAACTTCAACAGCAAGCTATTATCCAGCAGATTCAGCAAAGTTTACGCGCCAGTTCGCCGACAGCACCTGCTACGACGGGTCATCATTTCCTTGGTTCAAGGCAGATGCCAAAGATACCCAGTAGTATACTTCCTAATCCCTTGGATCGACTGACCAATGACAATATTGTAACAGAGGGTCAAGTGGACATGCTGGATATACCCGGCAAAGGCAGATGTTACGTCTATATTGCTCGTTTTACATACGAGCCTTTTCAACACTCGCCAAACGAAAATCCAGAAGCGGAGTTGCCTGTTCAGGGAGGCGATTATCTTCTTGTTTGGGGACAACCGGACGAAGATGGTTTTCTCGATGCAGAAACTCTTGACGGTAGACGTGGTCTCGTTCCAGCTAATTTCGTCCAAAAATTAATCGGCGATGACCTATTAGAATTTCATCAAGCCGTTCTTGGCCTCAGAGACGTTGATGATTCTGCTTCGACTAATATTCCCCAAGTGAGCAAT tGTTATCTCCAGGATATTGATCTGGAGTTAGCGGCTTTAGAAGAAGGAAATCGAAATCGACAAGCTGAACTATCTGCTTACGCGGAGCTTGATAATATAGCAGAAGAAGACGAACAAGAGCCACCAG AAGTCTACCTGTTTTCGGACCTAGTTCCGGCGCCGCAGCACCTTACACTCGAGCGGCAATTGAACAAGAGCGTCTTAATTGGTTGGACGGCACCAGAAAATACTCATCAGTTGGAGTCCTATCACGTCTATGTGGATGGAGTGTTGAAGGTTACTGTGAAAGCAACTGAGAGGACCAGAGCATTGGTTGAGGGAGTTGATTCTACCAGG CCACACAGGATAAGCGTGCGATCAGTGACGCATTCACGAAGAACGTCTCGTGATGCCGCTTGCACAATGGTGATCGGTAAGGATGTAGCCTTGGGTCCAACTGCTGTCAAGGCGTCGAATGTAACCGCCACCAGTGCTGTCATATCGTGGATGCCGAGCAATAGTAATCATCAACACGTGGTTTGCGTGAATAACGTCGAAGTTAGGACGGTGAAGCCTGGTGTTTACAGACACACAATTACTGGTTTAGCACCCTCGACAATCTATAGGGTGACTGTTAAAGCGAAGAACCTGAGAGCGACGCACTTCGAGGACCAAAACACTCAAGCGGCAAACAATTTAGCATGTCACGTCCATTTCAAAACGTTGCCCAAAGGATTACCTGATCCTCCGGTCGATATCCAG GTGGAGGCTGGACCGCAGGACGGCACTTTGCTAGTGACCTGGCAGCCTGTTGCCCTAAACGGTTCGGCCGTCACCGGTTACGCGGTGTATGCCGATGGAAAAAAGGTCACCGACGTAGACAGCCCCACTGGTGACCACGCTCTGGTGGACATACATAAGCTTATGGGCTTGAACCCAAAGCACATCACAGTTAGGACAAAAAGCAGGGAAAGTCAATCGGGCGATAGCTGTGCTACTGCCATTCCTTGTAGCGTTCTTCGTGGCGGGACCGCGACTCATTTGCAACATGGATCTACGCACATGCAAGATCAAGGACAACCTCAGCCTTCTGGCACCGGGCAAGTGGACGACCCGAATAGACATCGTATGGGAGTTGTAGGTCAGAGATATCCATCGACTCCTGTACCATCTCACATAAGGCGACACGGCAATACTAGGGTTGACTCTCACGGCCAAGTTATCATCGAGACTGACGAAAATTTATCCGATAAAGAAATTTATCCTGGACAGAGCATGTCCCAGATGG GAGTTCCAGAGATCACCAAAGATTCGGCAAGCGAAGCGAATTACAGCGAGGAAGATGATCCGTCACGCAGAGGTAGAGGAATGCCACTGCATCATGGCAGCCAACATCGATACGGATCACAAATGGGACAGCAAGGACTTCCTGGGACACATCGACCCGGAAGAATGAGTGGTCCTGCTGGTAGACCTCAAGATCCTTACTATGAACACTCGACACAAG GAAGTCAGAGAGGTAGGACTTCTAGTTACCGTGGACGGGGAATGCAAGCTCAAGGTGGTGCCAGTCATCCATCGAGCAGTGCACAACAAATGAACAAGAGAACACGCTGGTTTGTTGCTCTATTCGATTATGACCCGAAAAGAATGTCACCCAATCCAGACGCATGCGAAGAAGAATTGCCATTCTCTGAAGGCGATACGATTAAG GTGTACGGTGAAAAAGATGCTGATGGATTTTATTGGGGAGAATGTCATGGTAGACGAGGATACGTTCCTTACAACATGGTTGAAGAAATTAAAGATCCGAATCAGCCAGGACAGGGACAGTCAGGAAGGAGAGGAAGATGGGGAGATATCTACGCTAGCATGCCTGTAAAGAAAATGATAGCACTATACGATTATGACCCTCACGAATTATCTCCCAATGTTGATTCC CAAGTGGAACTGGCATTTCAAACTGGGAATGAAATTTATGTCTATGGTGATTTGGACGATGATGGATTTTATATGGGTGAATTGAATGGTGTGCGTGGCCTAGTACCGAGCAATTTCCTCACTGAGGCGCCTGATCAGCCGTCACAAGGACAACTTCCTCCAGGAAACAGAAGACCTCCTGGTCAAAGTCAAGGACCCGGAGTAAGAGGACCACCTCCTCCGCCTCGAGAACCTCCTCCTACTGGTCATCGACGAGGCAAAG GGGAAGGGGAGGGGAGGCGCGATCAATCGTGGTAG
- the LOC126918611 gene encoding uncharacterized protein LOC126918611 isoform X5 translates to MQDAVLESILEQMRETEARKADLERQHAEAQNQLHEKIAGRYQGPESVEALQSKIRELEKKTELQMVRHEELSLELTSLRRARSRGPMVGHSTVPTTWPPTGSEIDRIIAKIEQDNSASRMIHDLDHTRGSVTTQQPSVTQGILRSSSENLPNLCQHQHPPPHALNLGMPTQMSHYAGSPMPLTPMMPGCPPLTPNGPPYHYSEAIPPAPSLSTSQSQPVFQQKMQQYQQPQPTHTELQSSHSQSVLQAQQKQQTHTHYTSNQYQESYPHTQTYQQPLQQQQQQQPQHSASTTYLTSSSQSILPHYSQPTQTAQSFQLNGSQQATTYPSLSITSHPNGTYSTGASSFSTQLPHHNFSVPQTSIPQTTLSSLPPYSTSSFHSTLGALTSVPQTALSFSSVPSSFVTSGSTYSTVGTNAFGTSGVSSGTTSTGLLQAISDPLQAMQQLSAQSQVNQLQQQAIIQQIQQSLRASSPTAPATTGHHFLGSRQMPKIPSSILPNPLDRLTNDNIVTEGQVDMLDIPGKGRCYVYIARFTYEPFQHSPNENPEAELPVQGGDYLLVWGQPDEDGFLDAETLDGRRGLVPANFVQKLIGDDLLEFHQAVLGLRDVDDSASTNIPQVSNCYLQDIDLELAALEEGNRNRQAELSAYAELDNIAEEDEQEPPEVYLFSDLVPAPQHLTLERQLNKSVLIGWTAPENTHQLESYHVYVDGVLKVTVKATERTRALVEGVDSTRPHRISVRSVTHSRRTSRDAACTMVIGKDVALGPTAVKASNVTATSAVISWMPSNSNHQHVVCVNNVEVRTVKPGVYRHTITGLAPSTIYRVTVKAKNLRATHFEDQNTQAANNLACHVHFKTLPKGLPDPPVDIQVEAGPQDGTLLVTWQPVALNGSAVTGYAVYADGKKVTDVDSPTGDHALVDIHKLMGLNPKHITVRTKSRESQSGDSCATAIPCSVLRGGTATHLQHGSTHMQDQGQPQPSGTGQVDDPNRHRMGVVGQRYPSTPVPSHIRRHGNTRVDSHGQVIIETDENLSDKEIYPGQSMSQMGVPEITKDSASEANYSEEDDPSRRGRGMPLHHGSQHRYGSQMGQQGLPGTHRPGRMSGPAGRPQDPYYEHSTQGSQRGRTSSYRGRGMQAQGGASHPSSSAQQMNKRTRWFVALFDYDPKRMSPNPDACEEELPFSEGDTIKVYGEKDADGFYWGECHGRRGYVPYNMVEEIKDPNQPGQGQSGRRGRWGDIYASMPVKKMIALYDYDPHELSPNVDSQVELAFQTGNEIYVYGDLDDDGFYMGELNGVRGLVPSNFLTEAPDQPSQGQLPPGNRRPPGQSQGPGVRGPPPPPREPPPTGHRRGKDACIVPVSVPVCHLDSRQQQQQQQPPSLMNNQQHQLQHQQNNPPHLAYQQANHHSYTTVTTSNQHGPTPMGAHQQGPVPPHLQQQGKGRGGAINRGSNVPGGMQGLGQQDYQQQNQPYQQQQQNPQNQNYQPQNQGYQQQGAGFGPQGQQFQQQQPQQQQQQQPNQPYSQQNQGSSMQGNQGTSKPMRGIPTVLPTPQAKAQPNTTQGQQQQQQQQQQQSTGPNLMQKFTEMAGASAGGDILSKGKELIFMKFGLGK, encoded by the exons ATGCAGGACGCAGTTCTTGAATCCATCCTCGAG CAAATGCGTGAAACGGAAGCTCGAAAAGCGGATCTGGAGCGCCAACATGCAGAAGCACAGAATCAGCTACACGAAAAGATAGCAGGACGATATCAAGGCCCGGAATCGGTTGAAGCATTGCAATCAAAGATAAGGGAACTTGAAAAGAAGACGGAGTTACAGATGGTCAGGCACGAAGAATTGTCCTTGGAATTAACAAGCCTGAGACGTGCACGAAGCAGAGGACCTATGGTGGGTCACTCGACGGTCCCGACTACTTGGCCTCCGACTGGTTCTGAAATTGACAGAATAATAGCAAAGATAGAACAAGATAATAG TGCTAGTAGAATGATACACGATTTGGATCATACTCGAGGATCCGTTACTACGCAACAACCCTCAGTTACACAGGGTATTTTGCGATCTAGCTCGGAAAACCTTCCTAATCTCTGTCAACATCAACATCCACCTCCACATGCTTTGAACCTAGGAATGCCAACACAGATGAGTCAC TATGCAGGTTCACCTATGCCCTTAACGCCAATGATGCCAGGCTGTCCACCACTGACTCCGAATGGGCCGCCGTATCACTACAGCGAGGCAATTCCACCAGCACCGTCGCTCTCCACTAGTCAATCGCAACCTGTTTTTCAACAAAAGATGCAACAGTATCAACAACCGCAACCGACACATACAGAGTTACAGAGCTCTCATTCTCAAAGTGTTCTGCAGGCACAGCAGAAGCAACAAACGCACACCCATTATACGAGTAATCAGTATCAGGAGAGTTATCCACATACGCAAACCTATCAGCAGCCGCtccagcagcaacaacaacaacagccaCAACATTCGGCCTCTACAACGTACCTGACGTCATCGAGCCAAAGCATATTACCTCATTACTCCCAGCCCACACAGACCGCCCAAAGTTTTCAATTGAATGGAAGTCAGCAG GCAACGACGTATCCAAGTTTGTCCATTACGTCGCATCCAAACGGAACATATAGTACAGGGGCGAGTAGCTTTAGTACTCAACTACCGCATCACAACTTTTCCGTTCCACAGACAAGTATCCCACAAACTACGTTATCCTCGTTGCCACCCTATTCGACATCCTCCTTTCACTCTACTTTGGGTGCACTTACCAGTGTACCTCAAACCGCTCTTTCCTTTTCGAGCGTACCGAGCAGTTTCGTCACTAGCGGATCGACCTATTCCACCGTCGGGACCAATGCTTTTGGCACGTCAGGCGTAAGCTCAG GAACCACATCGACAGGATTATTACAAGCGATAAGCGATCCTCTTCAAGCAATGCAGCAACTTTCTGCTCAGTCTCAAGTCAATCAACTTCAACAGCAAGCTATTATCCAGCAGATTCAGCAAAGTTTACGCGCCAGTTCGCCGACAGCACCTGCTACGACGGGTCATCATTTCCTTGGTTCAAGGCAGATGCCAAAGATACCCAGTAGTATACTTCCTAATCCCTTGGATCGACTGACCAATGACAATATTGTAACAGAGGGTCAAGTGGACATGCTGGATATACCCGGCAAAGGCAGATGTTACGTCTATATTGCTCGTTTTACATACGAGCCTTTTCAACACTCGCCAAACGAAAATCCAGAAGCGGAGTTGCCTGTTCAGGGAGGCGATTATCTTCTTGTTTGGGGACAACCGGACGAAGATGGTTTTCTCGATGCAGAAACTCTTGACGGTAGACGTGGTCTCGTTCCAGCTAATTTCGTCCAAAAATTAATCGGCGATGACCTATTAGAATTTCATCAAGCCGTTCTTGGCCTCAGAGACGTTGATGATTCTGCTTCGACTAATATTCCCCAAGTGAGCAAT tGTTATCTCCAGGATATTGATCTGGAGTTAGCGGCTTTAGAAGAAGGAAATCGAAATCGACAAGCTGAACTATCTGCTTACGCGGAGCTTGATAATATAGCAGAAGAAGACGAACAAGAGCCACCAG AAGTCTACCTGTTTTCGGACCTAGTTCCGGCGCCGCAGCACCTTACACTCGAGCGGCAATTGAACAAGAGCGTCTTAATTGGTTGGACGGCACCAGAAAATACTCATCAGTTGGAGTCCTATCACGTCTATGTGGATGGAGTGTTGAAGGTTACTGTGAAAGCAACTGAGAGGACCAGAGCATTGGTTGAGGGAGTTGATTCTACCAGG CCACACAGGATAAGCGTGCGATCAGTGACGCATTCACGAAGAACGTCTCGTGATGCCGCTTGCACAATGGTGATCGGTAAGGATGTAGCCTTGGGTCCAACTGCTGTCAAGGCGTCGAATGTAACCGCCACCAGTGCTGTCATATCGTGGATGCCGAGCAATAGTAATCATCAACACGTGGTTTGCGTGAATAACGTCGAAGTTAGGACGGTGAAGCCTGGTGTTTACAGACACACAATTACTGGTTTAGCACCCTCGACAATCTATAGGGTGACTGTTAAAGCGAAGAACCTGAGAGCGACGCACTTCGAGGACCAAAACACTCAAGCGGCAAACAATTTAGCATGTCACGTCCATTTCAAAACGTTGCCCAAAGGATTACCTGATCCTCCGGTCGATATCCAG GTGGAGGCTGGACCGCAGGACGGCACTTTGCTAGTGACCTGGCAGCCTGTTGCCCTAAACGGTTCGGCCGTCACCGGTTACGCGGTGTATGCCGATGGAAAAAAGGTCACCGACGTAGACAGCCCCACTGGTGACCACGCTCTGGTGGACATACATAAGCTTATGGGCTTGAACCCAAAGCACATCACAGTTAGGACAAAAAGCAGGGAAAGTCAATCGGGCGATAGCTGTGCTACTGCCATTCCTTGTAGCGTTCTTCGTGGCGGGACCGCGACTCATTTGCAACATGGATCTACGCACATGCAAGATCAAGGACAACCTCAGCCTTCTGGCACCGGGCAAGTGGACGACCCGAATAGACATCGTATGGGAGTTGTAGGTCAGAGATATCCATCGACTCCTGTACCATCTCACATAAGGCGACACGGCAATACTAGGGTTGACTCTCACGGCCAAGTTATCATCGAGACTGACGAAAATTTATCCGATAAAGAAATTTATCCTGGACAGAGCATGTCCCAGATGG GAGTTCCAGAGATCACCAAAGATTCGGCAAGCGAAGCGAATTACAGCGAGGAAGATGATCCGTCACGCAGAGGTAGAGGAATGCCACTGCATCATGGCAGCCAACATCGATACGGATCACAAATGGGACAGCAAGGACTTCCTGGGACACATCGACCCGGAAGAATGAGTGGTCCTGCTGGTAGACCTCAAGATCCTTACTATGAACACTCGACACAAG GAAGTCAGAGAGGTAGGACTTCTAGTTACCGTGGACGGGGAATGCAAGCTCAAGGTGGTGCCAGTCATCCATCGAGCAGTGCACAACAAATGAACAAGAGAACACGCTGGTTTGTTGCTCTATTCGATTATGACCCGAAAAGAATGTCACCCAATCCAGACGCATGCGAAGAAGAATTGCCATTCTCTGAAGGCGATACGATTAAG GTGTACGGTGAAAAAGATGCTGATGGATTTTATTGGGGAGAATGTCATGGTAGACGAGGATACGTTCCTTACAACATGGTTGAAGAAATTAAAGATCCGAATCAGCCAGGACAGGGACAGTCAGGAAGGAGAGGAAGATGGGGAGATATCTACGCTAGCATGCCTGTAAAGAAAATGATAGCACTATACGATTATGACCCTCACGAATTATCTCCCAATGTTGATTCC CAAGTGGAACTGGCATTTCAAACTGGGAATGAAATTTATGTCTATGGTGATTTGGACGATGATGGATTTTATATGGGTGAATTGAATGGTGTGCGTGGCCTAGTACCGAGCAATTTCCTCACTGAGGCGCCTGATCAGCCGTCACAAGGACAACTTCCTCCAGGAAACAGAAGACCTCCTGGTCAAAGTCAAGGACCCGGAGTAAGAGGACCACCTCCTCCGCCTCGAGAACCTCCTCCTACTGGTCATCGACGAGGCAAAG ATGCCTGCATTGTGCCTGTGTCTGTCCCTGTCTGTCACTTAGACTCtagacaacaacaacaacaacaacaaccacCATCACTAATGAACAACCAACAACATCAACTCCAACATCAACAAAACAATCCACCGCATCTAGCGTACCAACAAGCGAATCACCACAGCTACACGACTGTAACCACGTCCAATCAACATGGGCCCACACCTATGGGTGCCCATCAGCAAGGCCCCGTACCACCCCACCTTCAACAGCAG GGGAAGGGGAGGGGAGGCGCGATCAATCGTGGTAGTAATGTGCCAGGAGGTATGCAGGGCCTTGGTCAGCAAGATTATCAGCAACAGAATCAACCGTACCAACAGCAACAGCAGAATCCGCAGAACCAAAACTATCAACCACAGAATCAAGGTTATCAACAGCAGGGTGCAGGGTTTGGTCCCCAAGGCCAACAATTCCAGCAACAACAGCctcagcagcagcaacagcaacaaccgAATCAACCGTATTCGCAACAGAACCAAGGTTCCTCTATGCAAGGCAATCAGGGCACGAGTAAGCCGATGAGAGGAATACCAACGGTGTTACCAACGCCTCAAGCGAAGGCGCAACCGAATACTACTCAAGgccaacaacagcaacaacagcagcaacagcagcagagTACAGGGCCGAATCTGATGCAAAAATTCACGGAGATGGCCGGTGCGAGCGCTGGCGGCGATATCCTGTCGAAAGGGAAAGAACTGATTTTCATGAAGTTCGGACTAGGCAAGTGA